The Bubalus bubalis isolate 160015118507 breed Murrah chromosome 2, NDDB_SH_1, whole genome shotgun sequence genome includes the window CTAGAACTGCTGGAAATGCTGGAACTGCTGGAGACTCCAGAGCTGGAGAGGGAGCAGGGCCCCTTAGAGCCCGAGGAGCCGACCACACAGGGCTGGACCCCACCAGAGCCCACTGGCTGGAACACCACAGTCGAGGAAGCTCCAGATTGGTAGATATTGGAGCTAGAAGAGCTGTGGCTGGGGATGATGGGGTTGCCAGAGAAGTACTTGCCCTCAGAGACGGGGGGCCCGGCAGCAAAGGAGGGCACCCCTGGAGAGCCTTTGATGGGGCCTTCTTTAGTGAAGTAGCCCACCGGGTAGATTTTGCCCCCACTGTAGGTCATGCCTGGGACCAGATAGCTGTTGGAGGAGCCACCCACCACCTCGTAGCTGCCATACTGGTCCACAGAGGTGATGGGGGGGCAGGGCTTTCCTGGAGGGCCTCCGTTGAGGCAGGGGACCCTTTGACCCACTCCGGGGCCACCAGGGCCACCAGAGCCATGctgctccaccaccaccactactggCCTCTGACCCCCGGACACAGAGTGGGAGCTGGAGCTGTAGGAGCCAGAGTGTGAGACGATGGGCCCCCCGCTGCAGGGAGAGTCAGGGATGTCGGGACCACAGGGCCGCAGCTTGGAGCTGACCTTCTGGCCCCCACTGCTGGACATCCAGGAGGTTTGGGAACCAGAAGAGCTCAAGCCTCCTCCTGACGAGGAGCTGATGCTTCCTGACGGGAGGGAGCTCGATGCACCTTGTAGAGTAGAGCCTGATCCAGAGGAGTAGCTTATCTGGGAATACCCTGTTCCTGGCTTAAATAATGAAGATCCAGAAGAACCACCATGGGCAACAATGGATCCGGTGGAGCCACTGCCGGAGGCACTGCTGGAGACACCGCTGGAGCTGCCACTGGGGCCACCACTGGGGCGACCACTCACGCCACTGGAAACACCACTGGAACTGCTGGAACTGCCACTGGGGCCACCACTGGGGTGACCACTCACGCCACTGGAACTGCCACTGGAGCCACTGGAGCTTCCACTGGAACCACCACTGGAGCTGCTGGAGCCCCCCTTccccaggagacaggggtcatTGGGGGAGGTGATACGTGTGGGGTCCTTGCAGGGGTCTAAGAAGGTCCCGATGCTCTTGGCCAAGGTCCCTGGTGAGGAAAGCAGTAGTTAGTAAGGGCCAGAGAGACTGGgctttctccctcccctcccaggcccaCCTCAGGCATCTGACACTCTGATCTCTCCCAAGAGGAGCCCAGGGAGAGAGTCTGGGGTGGAAAAGGTAGAGAGAAGTGGCTTTCATAGCTGAAGAAAAATGAGGTGGCAGCTTATTCTgggagaagaggcaggagggaagcCGGAGATCGAccagagaaaaagaatatgagaCTCCAAAACGGGAGGCCTCAGAGGAAGATGACAGGGAATGAAGAAGTGGCAGGAGCAAATAGGTCTAAAAAACAGAAcaccagagagacagagagtgggGGAGAGtgaggctctgagaggtgggAGAGATCTCGGGAccaaacagaaggagaagaaagacagATGACGGAGGACTGAGAAGCGAGGGGAAATAGCCAAAGGGACGCTGAGGAACAGGGAAAACAGGGGAAAGGAAGCAGGGAAACagggaaaggaaacaggaaaatggGGAAAGAGGAACAGTAGAAAGGCAGAGGGACTGCAGTAAAGGGCAGGACATGCGGGGACCATGGTTCAGTCACCCGCTTCCCTCAAAAGGCCAGGCTCGGGTGCAGGATAGAAACCCTGCTTCCCATCTCAGCATGCCATGCCAGCAAGCCTGGGCGGGGGCCAGACATGGGGCCACGTACTGTTGCTTCAGAATCTGCTGGTACCCACGCAGCAACAGGACACTGCACCCGAGCCCAGCCCAGGGACACGGAATGAAACCCTCCCCAGGCCTCTGACCTCCATCAGTACCTCGGGCCTGCCTGCCCCCAGGCCTACATCCGACTGTCTTTCCAGAACTGACCCTTTGTTCCTCACCCCGGCTCACCCTCCCCTCATCCTTCATCTGCTCCCCTCCTCGACCTGCTCGGTCCCGAGAGCCACGTGCTTCAGCTTATATATTTGGAGAGGCCAGATCAGCCCTGCCTTCCTCACAGCGTTACTGTGACCACTGGATGTGATCATCTATTAGAAACTGCTTTACAAAAACAGACAGCATTATCCATGATTTATTACTCCTCCCTCAACCCCCATGATTTATTACTCCCCCTTCAACCCCCACCAAAAACCAGGTCTCCACAATTCGTGCAGTCCCCATTCTCtcctaaaaaagaaattcaacacATCCACCTTCACACCAACCCCCGGCTCTGCCCCCTCCACTCCACTGCACCAATCAGCCAGCACCCCACTATCCTCCCCTGCTCCCCCATGCCACACAGCTGTGGTCACCCAGTAGAGAGCCCAGAGTCACCCAGCCTGGGGTTTGGAGCCCAGCTTAACTGCCTTCTAATTTGTAATCTTGAGCCAGTTTCCTCAGCTCTCCAACCTCTGTGTCCTCCTTTGCAGAGTGGGAATAACAAATCTCTCACACAGTTCTTCTACTGATTAAAAAAGCTAATGTACTTAAAGTGCTAGTACATGCAACTTCCCtcgcagtccactggttaagactgctgtgctcccaacgcagggggcacaggtttgatccctggtcagggaattaggatCCCTCAGGCCTCGCAGCatggttaaaaaattaaaataaatatagtgcTAATAGTGTCTGGCATATAAAAGGGCCTCTATGAATGGTAGCAATTATGACTACTAAATATCCAATCTTCATCTTCTAGCACcccaataataatataattacaaCAACATCCATCAACATATAACCGTCTAGAATTTCCACAGCAGTGTCACATGCATTACTTAATTAGAGACTCAGAGAAACTAGAGCAAGGTGTTAACATTAAgctcatttttaaactttcagaaaGGGAGGCTCAGAAAGTTTAAGTAGCTTGCCTGAGGTGCCAAGGCAGTGAGGAGCAGCCTCTAGACTCAAGCCTCAGGTTCCAGAGCCCCAGCCCTCCCCCCAGTCTCCCCTCTCTGAGTCCTCTCCTGGACTCTCATCCCTCCAGCCTTCCCTGACCGGTTGTCTGCGCGCCTGaatctccctcctctccccactctccCCACTCCCAGGGCCCCAACCTCCTACCTTGCAGGAGGAGACCAGCCAGCAGCAAAGCCAGCACCCCTCGCCCTCCCACACACCCTATCTGGGATGCTCGTGAAGAGCCCATCTTGGACCGCGTGGCCTCCTGACTGACAGCAGCTCCTGGACACCCGGGGCCTTTATGCCAGGGCAGGACATTCTCGGGACAGGAGTCActgtggggagggcaggaggggcggAGGGGTAAGTGCCTGGGGGAAGTTGGTGTGGCCGGGAGGAGCTGAAGCAATCAGTTTGAGCATCTGCCTACTCAGCAGCAGGGCCGGCTGCAGTGTGTGGAGTGTGCCGTGGCCGAGGGGCCAGCTGGCCGGCCGGCTCCGGCTCCTCGTTGCCTAACCCGGAACCAGGCGCTCTGCCCCAGCGGCCGCCCACTCTGGGGCGGCCACTCTCACCACGGGGCCCAGTCACCTGGCTCCCTCACTCTCCTGCCTTCCCCAGTATTGGCGTGTCTGACACCCCATCCTCTCTCCATGCACAGATGTGGGCATTTCAACTTGCCCTCAGGTACCAGCTGCAGCCCCTGCCCCGCCTGGGATCCCACCCACAGCGCCTGGATCCGGCCCTTTCCTGGGGACCCATCACTCAGCTTCcagtctcctcctccctccccacctcctgctgTCACAGCCCAGGTCCCATGCCTGCCACACTCCTATTCTGTGTTCCAGCAGTGAGTGGGCCTTTGAAGTCTGCACTCCAAAACCAGCCCCCTGATCTCTCCCTTCTGGGGGGCTCCAGGGACAGCACGTGGGCGCTGGACACCAGGGCCTCAGCCTGGGGACCGGCCTGGGCTGGGGACCCCTGTCATAGCTGGGCCTCGGTTACTCACAGGCCACTcacagcccctcctccaggggtgacCCTGACTCCAGTGGGTGAGCAAGAGGCTAATAAGACTAATTGGGAAGGTGGTGGCCCTGCCGCCCATTAACTGGCTGCCGGCCTGAATGAGCGAACAGGAAGCAGCTGGCTCGGCCTGGGTAGGATCCTGGGTAGGACAAAGAAGGGTCACCGGACTCCCGAGTCCCTGAAGATGAAGGGCAGGCCTGGAGGAGCAGAACTCCAAGGTCTGCTAAGAGGGGGGCGGTCCCTCTCCCCTGTACTCCCCACCCTCTGCTTTTAAccctggccccaccccagccAATTAATTGCTCACTGGTATTGCCCACAGTATCAGTATCGGAGGGAGGGACCTGGGAGTCTGGTCAGGTTCTCTGCCTCTGTCCCAAGCCCACCCAGCCCTCTCCCGGCCCCCTCCTCTGGACCCTCAGTCCCACACTACCCGGTCTCCTCACAGAGGCAGCTGTTCCCCTGGagccccgggctcctctgtccttttctctgtctcctgccCTGGTCCCGACCCAGCCCAGCACTGTCTACAGAATCTTCTGCAACCATGGAATTGTTCTGACTCTGTGCTGTCCAAAACGGTAGCTACTTGCCAAGTTGCGGCCACTGAGCATGTGAAATGGGGCTACTATGATTGGAGGGATCGAATCTTTTAAAGATTGATTTACTGTTGGCtacgctgggtctttgctgctgtgtgcgggctttctctagttgcagtgcgtgggcttctcattgcagtggtttctcttgtcgcggagcatgggctccaggcacgcaagcttcagtagctgcggcacatggactcagtagctgcggctcccgggctctagagctctggctcagtagttgtggcactgggcttagttgctctgccacacgtgggatcttctctgcccagggatggaacctgcgtcttctgcattggcgggtggtTCCTTACCACTAAGCTGCCAGAGTGGCCCtgaatttttaatcttaatttaaatgtaaatagctaCATGTGCCTAGTAGCTACAGTCGGTTGAATCTAGCCCTTGAGTGTCTGCCAGTACCCAAAATGAGAGTGGAAGGGAGGTGGGCTGTGGGGCTAGCGAGACAGCAGTCCCTGAAGAGGGTTGATGcagtggggagggaaaaaaaaaaaaaccccactggtTTCAGAATCAGgatgacctgggttcaagtcccagctaaCCTCCCAGCTTTGGGCAACTCACCCaaactctctgaacttcagtgtgCCCATTTGCAAAATGGGAGTATTTTAAACGATGCCTGTGTCCTCCACCGGGGGAAGGCGACTAGGCTGGGCTCACCGACAGCCCCAGGCTCTCTCCAGTCCAGCTGACCCCTAGGAGTCtcctctctgcccccttcccctcctacaGGGCAGCAGACATTGCACACAGGGGTGCTGTTGAAAATGCTGCTCCTTCCTAGACTCTCAGGCCCCACTGGCTCCAGTTCCAGCGGGCAAGGAGGGAGGGGGCCCTGGGAGCAGAGAGGGGAGCGGCCGAGAGAAGAGGAGCCTCGTGGGTGGCGAGAAGAGGAGGAACAGCGGGCTCTGTGGGTTATTCTGTCCTAGCGCAAACAGAGGTGGTGGTGTTTGTCCTGTTTTTCCCTCCCGTGCCTCCTGACCTTGGCGGGGCTAGGGCTGGAGGAGGCACTGTCTCTCTGGGCCTCTCGCCAGATCTCCAGCCACCCACACGACACAGTGGTGTGGCCACATTCCTCCTCCCGACTGCTGTCCTCCTATCCACGCTCCCACCCCATCGTGCACCCACGTCTGCCCCATCCCTCCACCGCCTGCCACACGTGGGCCCTCTGAGCCCTTTCTTACTGAAATCAGCCCCGACGTGGTTTACTTTGCTGCGTCCCCGGGTCTCCCCATTAACCCCTCTCTCAGCTCAGGCAGCAAAAATCTGAAGCTGATGGCagccaggagggcagggaagggCACTGACTGAGAGTGCCCAAGCCAGGGCCACCTCAGGACGCTGACCGGTGAGACGAGGCCCACGTGGCATAGGTGGGCCCGCTGTGTTCTCCAACCGCTGAGTCTACCCCTCACCTGCCAGCAAGTGCCCTGCCCAGTGGAAGGAGTGAGTGAGAGAGTGTGCGAGGCAGGGGACAACTGCCCACCAGACAAGGTCAAGCTTAAAGCACGTGCCGCCTGTAGGGTCCCTGCCCCGTATCTGAAGAAGGCAGGCTGCGTCCACTCCAAGcctccccaggctcccctgtactgTCATGTTCTGCATGGGGCTCGGGTTCAGTGTCCACCGTCCTAAACTGCAACGCAGGTCGGGGATGATGACCCGTCCTTGCCCTTAAGGAGCTGCCATCCAGCTGCGAACTCACAGCCTAGGAGGAAGGCCGGCCTGGAGAAAGGGGGAAGGCACTTGGCTTTGAGGAGGTGGCAGGACTTTCCCTGGCCCTTGAGGaatgaggagaagagagggagcagGCGGCTCAGACTCGGGGCCCTGGCGGCGCTGAAAGAATATTTAGAAGGTGCACTGGCTTGAGTTGGTGTGGGAAGCATAGACACAGAATAGCAAGCTGGAGGAATGGACTGCGTGGACCTGCAGGGTGGTGACCATAACCAGGTTAGAGGAGGGCGTGGGAACTGAGGGGTCTGAGTGGGAACAGCCTGGGGAGAGGAGGTTTGGAGTAGAGAACCACGGTTTCCCGATTGCAGACTGTGGGCCAGACATGGTCCCACAGAGCCAACACCTGctctgtttaatcctcacaacagccctgtggATGAGTGTTTTTtctcccccatttcacagatgacaaaactgagttTAAATTATTTGCCCAAACCAGCTGATAATAAGCAAAAGAGTTTGGAAAGGACTCAGACGCAGTCCACACAGGTCTCATTTCTTCATGCAGCTGACCCTGTGCCATAAATTAACGGCAGTGGTCCATGGAGAGGCTTCAGCCAATCCTTAATCCCTGTAAGAATATGTGCAAATTCCTCTGCCATCAAAGTCTCAGAAGCTAAATCCTGAGTGAGGAAGTCCCTCCCACTCAACCTTTTCTTCTCTGCATTTCACCCATGGGCCTGAAAGTCAGGCCAGCAGTCCTAGAATGAGTGTTCCATGCAGCGGTCCCCAGTAGAGCTAAGGCTTACGCTTGAGTGGGGAAaaggagtgagaaaaaaaaaaaaataggggactttcctggtggccttttggctaagactctgtgctcctgatgcaggaggcccgggtttgatacctggtcagggaactaaatcctgcatgccacaactaagaagcttgaatgccacaacaaagatcaaataaataaatatatatactgtttTAGATAGGAAGAGAAAAAGCCTGAAAGAGGAGGTTATTCCCTGGTGGGGAGAGGTGGAGAGGCCAGCAGGGCCACTCTGGGCTCCAGTGCCTGTGGGCTCTCCCCTCCTTTGCTCCAAAACCATGTTCCTCCcctgctgtttcctcctctggcCTGGTCAGCACCTGTGGAGGACTTGAACTTGGCTCTGACACAGAGCCACTCAGCCCTGCTTTCTCATGGGCCTGTCTGTCCCGCCCTCATTCCTTGTGAGTGACTGGTCCCCTTGAGCCTCTCTTCTCTCCCATGGATGAGCTTTTTCTTCTGCGGGACGCAGCACACTTCCATTAACAGAAAGCAGAGGTCACGTGGCCCTGAGGAGGAAGTCCTGGGATTTCCCCCTGAACAAGGATTCATCTGATGCTGGGGTGGGGTAGGCAGTGCTGTGTCAGAAAATCCCCTAGGTGACTCAGGAGAGCTCACCCCTACGTGAGAATCACTGCCCTGGAGAGTGGTCTTCAAAATACATTCCATGGGGGAttcctcagtggtccagtggctaagactgcttgctcccaatgcaaggggaccagattcgatctctggtcaggaaactagatcccacatgcagtaactaagagttcgcatgccacaactaagatcagatgcagccaaataaataaatattgtatacatatatatatatatattccacggTGTGGTCCCTACTCAGCCacaccctcccttctccccttggCAACCTGGTCCATCACTCTCTCCATTAAGACCGATCTGGAACTTGGCCTGGTTAGCACGTCGGCATCCCCTTTTGCTCCTCTCGGCCCTGTTCTCACCCTCCTGGCAGCTCCACTCTTCAAGAGACTCGGGTACCAGAGCAGGGACATGGGAGTGAGGGCTGGGGTCAGAGCCAGGACTTCAGCCAGTGAATCCCACAGAAGAACTTGGCAGGTGGGTGCTCTGCCCACCAGGATATCTGTCCCCCCCAGCCCcattctttccccttcctcctcctgccctcctgcaTGAATCAGGGAGTCAGCTGAGTGATGGTCATGCTCCTTGAGTCCAAGACTTCACAGCTCTGTTTAAGCCACATCTGATTTGGCCACTGGCCCTCCTGTCTTGTGAGGAGGTGAATGTGGAGGCTGTGATTAGCTCTCGGAGTAACAacaatatttttcctcttctctgttcTGTGGAGCAAGCGCTAGGGAAACCAGGGCTCATCGTCCACTCATTACGCTCAGCTATTAAATAGTCATTCTTTCCACTGTTGCCATTCATGCATTTTATTGTTATTGGTCACCCAGAATTAGAGACCCAGCTCCCTCCGGATCCAgcaggagagggtgagagaggGGACCTCGGAGCAACCTGAGTGTGTATTCGGGTGAAGCTGAAGGATTGTGTCAGAGGGATGTCTAGGCAGGATGTGGCCCTCGGAGTTTCCAGGGTGGGATCTGCAGCGGCcgctcttccctcctccttcccactgGTCTCAGTCTCTCACACTTGGAGCTCCTCCCAGGCAGGGAGCATCTCTTCCCCCACAGTGTGCCTCTGGAGCCTGAAGTATCACCCGCGCATGCAGGTTAGCACAGCAGGAAACACGGAATCCCATTGGAGAGGCTGGCAtctcgtgtccagctctgttcTTGGGGCACCAGGACTAGAACCAGAAAAGGACACTGACTCCTCCCTGATGGCGTGTAACAATCAGCTCGTCACCAACATCTGCACGTGCCGGATTTATCTTAATTCTCTGCATGCTCCTAGGAGACAAAGTTTATTGTTTATCCTTTGCAGCTGCAGACACAAGCTCAGGGTATTAAGATGATGGCTACTACCAGAAGCTGGGGACTTTACCTGGAATCCTGATGCTGTAGCCTATACTTAGCACCAAGctagtttttcctcttctccccgGATATTTACATGACCTGGCAGTGTCTTCTCATTTCATTCGGTCCTTTGTGGCCTGCCACCTCCTCAGAAgccctctcttttttatttaaaattgtactCCCGCATCTCCATCCCCACACTCAAGGCCCATCATTCTCTATGTGCTTCCTCTGCCTTCATTTTCTCCATAGCTCTTCTCAGGACATGATTTCCTATCACATACATCCTGTATGATCTGCTCATTGTTCACTTCCCCCACTAGAAAGTAAGCCTCGTGAGGGCAGGACCCTCCTTTCTGATTCACCACTGTTTCCACAGCTCCAGAGCACCGCCTGGCTCATGGAGGAAACTCAGTTCATAATGAGAGAAATAGATAATGAAGGTGTGGACCCCTAGGGCAAGCATCCTGGCCTGAATTTTCCTGAGGGCCCCCGTGCCTACCTCATTTAACCTCATGTGCCTGACTCACCTTAAAGGACTCACCTTGGCGACTAAGAGGGCATTAGTGGGGCCGGACAGAGGCGGGGGCAGTGGTTGATGTTCAAGGAAGAGCAAGGAAGACTCTGGAGGGAAACACCTTGGAGGAGTCTCTATGCTGCCCTCCAGTGGCAGATTGTGGAACACCACAAAGGAGGAATTGAGGCTCTCAGCCTTGCGCAGAAATTTACAGATTACTAAAGAAATCCCCTAAAGTTGCATCCAAGTGCCACGCAGAGATCAAATGGCAGAATAGGAACAACGAATCAGATCACAACACAATGCTCTCACCACTACACTATCCTGTTTTACCTCCACCACAGGAGTTGAGGTTATGCCATAAAAGAGAAGGATATTAGCTGGAAAAACCTTTGGAGGTGGATTTGGTTTAATTCAACAAGTTattgccatgtgggagacctgggtccgatccctgggttggagaaggaaatgacaacccactccagtactcttgcctggaaaatcccatggacacaggagcctggtaggctacagttcatggggtcacaaagagtcggacatgactaagcgccctcactttctttctttctaacaaGTTATTTGAACCAGACGCCTGGTGGGCATTTAATTAAAGACTAGAGGGATAAAATGTACAGCAAGAAAGcttaggaggaggaggaatgtgcttagttgtgaccaactctttgcggccctggggactgtggcccaccaggctcctctgtccatggggattctccaggcaagaatactggagctggttgccatttcctcctccaggggatcttcccaactcagggatcgaacccacgtcttctgtgtctcctgcattggcaggtggattctttacactgagctacCTGGAGAACTACACCAAAACAAGTCATCAATCAAATGAGTGAAACATGAAATTGGCAGAGGAGTTAGGACTTCCCTCCTGGGCTCGTACCTTATTCATTTAACTTTCATCACATTTTATTGTCATGATTTACACCGTAGTTTCCTCTTGAGATGcagagctccttgaaggcagggaggACTGAAACGGGATTCTCACCATCACCTAGCACCTCACAcagtacatgctcaataaataaccactatatgactcattggaaaagaccctgatgctgggaaagattgagggcaggaggagaaggggacgacagaggatgagatggctagatggcatcaccgacttgatggacatgggtttgggtggactccgggagttggtgatggacagggaggcctggcatgctgtggttcatggggttgcaaagactcagacacagctcagtgactgaactgatctgatatggacaaatggataaacaaatgaatggTTTGGCATTTCCAGGCCTAGAGATCTTCAAAGAAGCGCACACAGCCATTTCTCCTGTCTAGTCCAAACACATCATTTGTCTGCCCAAAGGCTGAGGGCTGCACCCAATGCTTTCTCAAGGTAACTCAACTTCTATAATTAGATTATATCATGATACTAGTTCtagtttcttttctctcattgGCTAAGCATTTACTGACTACTTGCCATGTCCAAGGTACTGAGCCATTGTTCTCTGATTTTCTGATCCTATTCTATTATTTCATTCTATGACTCCATGTTGACATAAGATGTAATAGTGTCCCCACTGCATTCACTCCTAGGTGAGGTCAGCCAAGGCAGGTGGGGAAGAATCAGCATTGTCTAATTTGAATGGATAAACTGGCACAATGGGTTCCCCTGTGTTAATATTCCATACCATCCAGTCCCACTCAGGCCTCCTCCCAGCTAATAAACACAGCATTCTTAGGTGACAATATCTGCTGCCTAGTAACAGGAATTACAATCCCCAATTCCTTCTTGCTTTCCCTTCATTCTCCCACTCATCCACCTGTTGGGTCAAATTAGGAAGAGTTGGTTTGGAGCCTACATCCAGGGTTGACTTTTGCACGTGTGTTGTTTTGGAAGGTGAGCTACCTCTGTCAGcagcagtttcctcatctgtgaaatgggctaaTAATTTGCTGAATTGAACACCTCGTGGGCCAAGTACTAGAAGAAAAGTAAGGCATACAAAGACAGACCAGACGCAACCCTTGCCCTCAAGCTCGCACTTAACGAGGTGAGAAAGACATGGAAACCAACATGTGcaaatgatgcaaagagcctgagATCCTTTCCAGGGACTCGGTTTTTCCACTCACTTTCTGTTTtaagaatgtttttctctttccattcccAACGAACTTCAGTACACTGGCTTGGGAAGTTGCTGAGAGTCAGTTTGAGGGGTCCagacttccttcttcccttccattCCATGCCTCCCTGCCACCATACACCAGCCAGGTATGTGCACCTCCCTACAAAGAACACAGATCTATCCGAGGAGAAAGGCTTTCAGATATGAGCTCCTGAGCCGGGCACTGCTACCATCGCTAGTGCCCCTCAACCTACCTGTCCCACAACTTCGCCCTCCTCTCCAGGCTATAAACCCTTCACTCTGGCagttccctggttgcctagtggttaggattctgagctttcactgcttcAGCTGGGCTCAATTCCCAgttgaggaactgagatcccataagcCGCATGGTGCAGCCagccaggaagaaaaaattatatatatatacatacacacacacacactcaccattTTCATCTACTCTCCACTCACTAGTGAATTCAGCCATTCATAAAACATGTATGTTGATgatataattttatgtgtcagtttgCCTAGGCCAGgggacttcctcagtggtccagtggctaaagactctgcactcccaatgcaggagctccaggttcgatccctggtcagggaactaggtcccacatggaGTGCAGCTAAGACCCGGCAGCTAaatcaatatatttgaaaaaaaatttttttgactggGCTAAAGAATGCCCAGAGACCTGATGAAACCTTACACTtcaggtgtgtctgtgagggtgtttctggaagacATTAGCATTTGagtcagtagactgagtaaagaagatTGCTCTCATCAGTGTGGGTGGGCATCCATCTAAGGgcagaatagaacaaaaaggaggaggaagggcaaCTCTGCTCTCTGAGCAGGActcccatcttctcctgccctcaggcaTCTGGTTCTTGGTTTTTGGACTCAGACTGGGATTTACCCCCATCAACCCCTTGATTCTTGGGCCTCTGCACTCATACTGGAACCATTGGctcccctggttctcaggccttcagactggGATTAAATTGGTCCACTGGCGctcctggttctccagcttgcagacGGCAGATCATGGGCATTCTCAGCCTTCATAATCCGAAGAGACAATTCCTATAGTAAATCTCCAtgttgcaggagacctg containing:
- the CDSN gene encoding corneodesmosin, with the translated sequence MGSSRASQIGCVGGRGVLALLLAGLLLQGTLAKSIGTFLDPCKDPTRITSPNDPCLLGKGGSSSSSGGSSGSSSGSSGSSSGVSGHPSGGPSGSSSSSSGVSSGVSGRPSGGPSGSSSGVSSSASGSGSTGSIVAHGGSSGSSLFKPGTGYSQISYSSGSGSTLQGASSSLPSGSISSSSGGGLSSSGSQTSWMSSSGGQKVSSKLRPCGPDIPDSPCSGGPIVSHSGSYSSSSHSVSGGQRPVVVVVEQHGSGGPGGPGVGQRVPCLNGGPPGKPCPPITSVDQYGSYEVVGGSSNSYLVPGMTYSGGKIYPVGYFTKEGPIKGSPGVPSFAAGPPVSEGKYFSGNPIIPSHSSSSSNIYQSGASSTVVFQPVGSGGVQPCVVGSSGSKGPCSLSSSGVSSSSSISSSSSSSFHPCGGVSQGPCSPPGTGSLRGSSSSLSGGKIILQPCGSKSSAPGHPCISVSSSTLSGGPNGSPQPDPSAGAKPCGPGNSGKTPCRSIRDILAQVKPLGPQLADPEVFLPQGDLPNSS